A genomic window from Nocardioides sp. BP30 includes:
- a CDS encoding alpha/beta hydrolase has translation MSADPAILTEPGPQPDAEASYGPEPDQVADLWRADRDHAGPGDRGDRPLLVMLHGGFWRPATDRMHTRRLGAALRAAGWSVVVPEYRRVPGDPDTTTADVRAALAALPELIGHRPSGVVVLGHSAGGHLALWSAAAAPARDLVLTVALAPVADLVLAHRHNLGSGAVTAFLGTPPELRADLDPVRLAAPATPVEILHGTADDVVPLALGSSYAGAHPDTRLHALADADHFDVIDPGSAVFPRLLEVLGRAGV, from the coding sequence ATGAGCGCCGATCCCGCGATCCTCACCGAGCCCGGCCCCCAGCCCGACGCCGAGGCCTCCTACGGCCCCGAACCCGACCAGGTGGCGGACCTCTGGCGCGCGGACCGCGACCACGCGGGACCCGGCGATCGAGGCGACAGGCCGCTGCTGGTGATGCTGCACGGCGGCTTCTGGCGTCCGGCCACCGACCGCATGCACACCCGCCGGCTCGGCGCCGCGCTGCGCGCGGCCGGCTGGTCGGTCGTGGTGCCGGAGTACCGGCGCGTCCCGGGCGACCCCGACACCACGACCGCCGACGTCCGGGCCGCGCTGGCAGCCCTCCCCGAGCTGATCGGGCATCGCCCGAGCGGCGTCGTCGTCCTCGGCCACTCCGCCGGCGGCCACCTGGCGCTCTGGTCGGCCGCCGCGGCTCCGGCCAGGGACCTGGTGCTCACCGTCGCCCTGGCTCCGGTCGCCGACCTGGTCCTCGCCCACCGGCACAACCTCGGCAGCGGAGCCGTGACGGCGTTCCTCGGCACCCCGCCCGAGCTGCGGGCCGACCTGGACCCGGTGCGCCTGGCGGCCCCGGCCACGCCGGTGGAGATCCTGCACGGCACGGCGGACGATGTCGTACCGCTGGCGCTCGGCAGCTCCTATGCCGGCGCTCACCCGGACACCCGCCTGCACGCGCTCGCGGACGCCGATCACTTCGATGTCATCGATCCGGGCTCGGCCGTCTTCCCCCGCCTGCTCGAGGTGCTCGGCCGGGCCGGAGTTTGA
- a CDS encoding OsmC family peroxiredoxin, with amino-acid sequence MPTRTARTAWNGTLEKGSGQVELTSSGVGTYDVSFPKRAAEEAGGATSPEELIAAAHTACYAMQLSAEIAQRGGTPEALDVQGDVSLGPDQAAGGFKLTGIKLAVRGEVDGLDEAGFREAAEAAKANCPVSKALTGVDITLDAALES; translated from the coding sequence ATGCCCACGCGCACCGCACGCACCGCCTGGAACGGCACGCTCGAGAAGGGCTCGGGCCAGGTCGAGCTGACCAGCTCCGGCGTCGGGACCTATGACGTGTCCTTCCCCAAGCGCGCCGCCGAGGAGGCGGGCGGCGCCACCAGCCCCGAGGAGCTGATCGCCGCGGCCCACACCGCCTGTTACGCGATGCAGCTCAGCGCGGAGATCGCCCAGCGCGGCGGCACGCCCGAGGCCCTCGACGTCCAGGGGGACGTGTCGCTGGGCCCGGACCAGGCGGCCGGTGGCTTCAAGCTCACCGGGATCAAGCTCGCCGTACGCGGCGAGGTGGACGGCCTCGACGAGGCCGGCTTCCGGGAGGCGGCCGAGGCGGCCAAGGCCAACTGTCCGGTGAGCAAGGCGCTCACCGGTGTCGACATCACCCTCGACGCCGCGCTCGAGAGCTGA